One part of the Lycium ferocissimum isolate CSIRO_LF1 chromosome 8, AGI_CSIRO_Lferr_CH_V1, whole genome shotgun sequence genome encodes these proteins:
- the LOC132067463 gene encoding uncharacterized protein At1g27050, with protein sequence MGRKRDRTHFARPGPYSFPKRRRPLPSTTAVTDDPSPENNNSSSSTTKQQPATVIVIGVPSECSVLDIKSRFEIYGSISRTRVEPNGLAHITFRSNDSAQNAVDAAVDNSFPITLHSKPVQVIWATDHASEWKEGVMRKDELSTSTVASKLVRAEVPLSRHGRGNRLGSAIVNPRDEDNDNAGGNVRAHVSTRLVEPYQGREIVAYDDIL encoded by the exons ATGGGCCGGAAAAGAGACAGAACCCACTTCGCCCGACCCGGCCCATACTCCTTCCCCAAGCGCCGCCGTCCCCTTCCATCAACCACCGCCGTCACCGACGACCCTTCACCGGAAAACAACAACTCATCATCATCCACCACTAAACAACAACCAGCCACAGTAATAGTTATTGGTGTTCCTTCAGAGTGCTCTGTTCTTGACATTAAATCTCGttttgagatttatggatcCATTTCAAGAACCCGTGTTGAACCCAATGGTCTCGCGCATATCACTTTCCGGTCTAATGATTCTGCTCAGAACGCTGTTGATGCTGCTGTGGATAACTCTTTTCCCATTACTCTCCACTCCAAACCA GTTCAGGTAATATGGGCAACTGACCATGCATCAGAGTGGAAGGAAGGCGTGATGCGAAAGGATGAACTATCCACATCAACGGTTGCATCGAAGCTAGTTAGGGCGGAGGTGCCACTAAGTAGGCATGGGAGAGGTAATAGACTGGGATCAGCAATTGTGAACCCCAGAGATGAGGATAATGATAATGCTGGCGGTAATGTTCGTGCACATGTTAGTACACGGCTTGTCGAGCCTTACCAGGGTAGGGAAATTGttgcatatgatgatattttgtAA
- the LOC132067464 gene encoding uncharacterized protein LOC132067464 yields the protein MATSLSHSPQLLTFSFPKIHSFFNQNRKFHLKTQSFPIFRTFNHLGHIQTRQFHLKTQSFQIFETFNHLGRIQTIKRASSDSFLEEIEKEEEGLLATDEKPLKFLLLVLLWASVSIGLFAVSGDAKATTAVVDSIRASGFGVKVANALRSLGWPDEAVVFALATLPVIELRGAIPVGYWLQLKPIVLTVLSVLGNMVPVPFILLYLKKLAISLAGTNKSASKLLDLLFERAKEKAGPVQEFQWLGLMLFVAVPFPGTGAWTGAIVASVLDMPFWSAVSANFVGVVLAGLLVNLLVNLGLKYAIITGVILFIISTFMWNILRSLKRSLSSSS from the exons ATGGCCACTTCTTTATCCCATTCTCCACAGCTATTAACTTTCTCATTTCCCAAGATTCACTCTTTCTTTAATCAAAAcagaaaatttcacttaaaaactcaatcttttccaatatttcgtACTTTTAACCATCTGGGTCATATTCAAACTAGACAATTTCACTTAAAGACTCAATCTTTTCAAATATTTGAAACATTTAACCATTTGGGTCGTATTCAAACAATAAAAAGAGCTTCTTCtgatagttttcttgaagaaattgaaaaggaaGAAGAGGGTTTACTGGCTACTGATGAAAAACCATTGAAATTtctgttattggtgttgttatGGGCTTCTGTATCTATTGGTTTATTTGCAGTTTCTGGTGATGCAAAAGCTACTACTGCTGTTGTTGATTCTATTCGGGCTTCGGGCTTTGGTGTTAAAGTTGCTAATGCTTTGAGGAGTTTGGGTTGGCCCGATGAGGCTGTTGTGTTTGCTTTAGCAACACTTCCTGTAATTGAACTTCGTGGGGCAATTCCTGTTGGTTATTGGTTGCAACTTAAGCCTATTGTCTTGACTGTTTTATCTGTTCTTGG GAACATGGTTCCTGTCCCCTTCATTCTGCTCTACTTAAAGAAGTTAGCAATTTCTCTTGCTGGAACGAACAAGTCAGCATCGAAGCTTTTGGATTTGTTGTTTGAGAGGGCCAAAGAGAAGGCTGGTCCCGTGCAAGAGTTTCAATGGCTTGGTTTAATGCTCTTCGTGGCAGTTCCATTTCCTGGAACCGGAGCTTGGACAGGAGCTATTGTTGCTTCTGTGCTCGACATGCCTTTCTGGTCTGCTGTTTCAGCAAATTTTGTTGGTGTTGTCTTGGCTGGCCTTTTGGTGAACTTGCTGGTGAATCTTGGACTCAAATATGCCATTATAACCGGTGTAATACTGTTCATTATTTCGACGTTCATGTGGAATATTCTTCGAAGTCTTAAAAGATCGCTGAGCTCATCAAGCTGA